CCGGAGGAGGAGGACCTCCCCCTTGGCGTTAAAGACCACGCCCCCGGCTCCTAGCTCCACCCGAACCTCCCCTTGAGGTACTCCAGGGTGACCTCGTCCACCTCGGGCCCCCCCTGGTAGCGCTCCTCGAGGTTCTCCATGCCGATGAGGGCCAGGAAGGCCCGCTCCGTCTCCGGACCGAAGACCCCGTCCACCTCGCCCCGGTAAAGCCCCTGGCGCCGGAGGACCCCCTGGAGCCAGCGCACCTCCTCCTCCGTGAGGGGGCGCCGTTCCTTGGGCTTTTCAAAGAGGAGGCGGTGGAGGGCGAGGAGGCGGAAAAGCTCGTCTATGGGCTCGGGGTGGTCGTCGACCCGAAGGTCCAGGTACCGGTCCCAAAGCCCCCCGTACCCCTTCCCCTCCCCCACCACCAAGAGGGCGGCAGACTGCTTTCCCCGCTTGTCCCCCCCGGCCCTCTCCCCGGCCTTCAAGGCGAGGAGGAGCCTTTCGGGAAAGGGGGCTTGGGCGGTGAGGAAGACCTCCACCATGGCCTCCACCACTTCAGGGCCCGCAAGGAGGTTCCCCTGGGCCGCGTACCCCTCCCCCGCAAGGCCCCCGGCCCAGGGGTGGCACTCGGCCCCGGTGAAGGTGAGGCTCTCCCCCGTGGCCGCCACCAGGCCGAACTGGCGCCGCTCCAGGTGGGGGTCGGTGCGGCGGAAGGCCTCGAGGACCCCTTGGGGGCTGGCCCCTTGGCGAAGGAGGGCGAGGCCCTGGGGCCCGAACCGGGGGTTGGCGTAGGACTGGGTGGCGAGGGCCCCCACGCCCGCCTCGGCGAAGGGCACCACCGCCCCCACCGCCAGGAACTTGCTGGCCACGGCCACGCCCAGGTCCCCCGTCTTTGGGTCCCGGGCCACCAGGGAAAAGGTGGCCACCCGCATACCCTTATCCTAAGCGCCTTTCCCGGGCAGAGGTGCGGCTCTTGCCAAAACCGCCAAGGGGTGTACAATCCTCCTGATGAAACGCCTGCTTCTCCTGCTTGCGGCCCTCCTTGGCCTCGGCCTGGCCCAGGCCCCGGTCAAGGTGCGCATCGGCTTCAACCCCACCCAGAACTCCGACCAGCTCAAGGCGGCGGCCCAGGCCATCGCCGACTACATTGAGAAGGAGTT
Above is a window of Thermus islandicus DSM 21543 DNA encoding:
- a CDS encoding DUF1028 domain-containing protein; amino-acid sequence: MRVATFSLVARDPKTGDLGVAVASKFLAVGAVVPFAEAGVGALATQSYANPRFGPQGLALLRQGASPQGVLEAFRRTDPHLERRQFGLVAATGESLTFTGAECHPWAGGLAGEGYAAQGNLLAGPEVVEAMVEVFLTAQAPFPERLLLALKAGERAGGDKRGKQSAALLVVGEGKGYGGLWDRYLDLRVDDHPEPIDELFRLLALHRLLFEKPKERRPLTEEEVRWLQGVLRRQGLYRGEVDGVFGPETERAFLALIGMENLEERYQGGPEVDEVTLEYLKGRFGWS